Proteins co-encoded in one Malus sylvestris chromosome 9, drMalSylv7.2, whole genome shotgun sequence genomic window:
- the LOC126583811 gene encoding topless-related protein 1: MSSLSRELVFLILQFLDEEKFKETVHKLEQESGFFFNVKYFEDEVHNGNWDEVEKYLSGFTKVDDNRYSMKIFFEIRKQKYLEALDKHDRSKAVDILVKDLKVFATFNEELFKEITQLLTLENFRENEQLSKYGDTKSARAIMLVELKKLIEANPLFRDKLQFPSLKNSRLRTLINQSLNWQHQLCKNPRPNPDIKTLFVDHSCGQPNGARAPSPANNPLLGSLPKAGGFPPLGAHGPFQPTPAPVPIPLAGWMSNPSTVTHPAVSEGGGIGLGGPSITAALKHPRTPPTNPSVEYPSGDSDHVSKRTRPMGLSTEVNLPVNMLPVTFPGHGHGQPLNAPDDLPKNVTQTLNQGSSPMSMDFHPSQQTLLLVGTNVGDIGLWEVGSKERLVLRNFKVWDLSSCSMPLQAALVKDPVVSVNRVIWSPDGALFGVAYSRHIVQIYSYHGGDDVRQHLEIDAHVGGVNDIAFSHPNKQLCVITCGDDKTIKVWDATTGAKQYTFEGHEAPVYSVCPHYKENIQFIFSTALDGKIKAWLYDNLGSRVDYDAPGRWCTTMAYSADGTRLFSCGTSKDGESYIVEWNESEGAVKRTYQGFRKRSFGVVQFDTTKNRFLAAGDDFSIKFWDMDNIQLLTTVDADGGLPASPRIRFNKDGTLLAVSANENGIKVLANADGMRLLRTFENHLSYDASRPSEVVTKPAITPIQVAAAAAAAAASGAGLAERSASAAAVSGMNGDARNLGDVKPRIAEESNDKSKIWKLTEISEPSQCRSLRLPENMRVTKISRLIYTNSGSAILALASNAIHLLWKWQRSERNSSKATASVSPQLWQPSSGILMTNDITDTSPEEAVPCFALSKNDSYVMSASGGKISLFNMMTFKTMTTFMPPPPAATFLAFHPQDNNIIAIGMDDSTIQIYNVRVDEVKSKLKGHSKRITGLAFSHVLNALVSSGADAQLCVWNSDGWEKLKSRFLQLPAGRTTASLSDTRVQFHHNQQQFLVVHETQLAIYETTKLECVKQWVPRDSAAPISHATFSCDSQLVYASFLDATVCVFSAANLRLRCRINPSAYLPANVSSNVQPLVIAAHPQEANQFALGLSDGAVNVFEPLESEGKWGVAPPVENGSASSAPATQVGTSGSDQAQR, translated from the exons ATGTCTTCTCTGAGTAGAGAGCTTGTGTTCTTGATCTTGCAATTTCTCGAtgaggaaaaattcaaagagacTGTTCACAA GCTAGAGCAGGAATCTGGGTTTTTCTTTAATGTGAAATACTTTGAGGATGAGGTGCATAATGGCAATTGGGATGAAGTTGAGAAGTACCTCTCCGGGTTCACTAAAGTGGACGATAACCGCTATTCCATGAAAATCTttttcgagataaggaagcagaagtATCTCGAGGCATTGGACAA GCATGATCGGTCCAAAGCCGTGGATATTCTAGTAAAGGATTTAAAGGTTTTTGCCACATTCAATGAAGAACTTTTCAAGGAAATCACTCAGCTCTTGACATTGGAGAACTTTAG GGAGAATGAACAACTATCCAAGTATGGAGATACAAAGTCTGCCAGGGCAATCATGTTGGTTGAACTTAAGAAACTGATTGAAGCAAATCCCTTATTCCGTGATAAATTGCAGTTCCCAAGCCTTAAGAATTCGAGGCTACGGACACTCATTAACCAAAG CTTAAATTGGCAGCATCAGCTTTGTAAGAACCCAAGACCAAATCCAGATATAAAAACACTTTTTGTGGATCACTCATGTGGACAACCTAATGGTGCGCGGGCACCATCACCTGCAAACAACCCACTGCTTGGATCCTTACCAAAAGCTGGAGGGTTTCCTCCACTAGGTGCACATGGG CCTTTTCAACCTACACCAGCCCCGGTTCCCATACCCCTTGCAGGTTGGATGTCTAATCCTTCCACTGTTACTCATCCAGCAGTTTCTGAAGGAGGAGGTATTGGTCTTGGTGGTCCATCAATAACAG CTGCCTTGAAACATCCAAGGACTCCTCCAACTAATCCTTCTGTGGAGTATCCGTCTGGGGATTCTGATCATGTTTCTAAAAGAACAAGGCCGATGGGGCTGTCTACCGAG GTTAATCTCCCTGTTAACATGTTGCCAGTAACATTTCCAGGGCACGGTCATGGTCAACCTTTGAATGCACCTGATGACTTGCCCAAGAATGTCACACAGACTTTGAATCAGGGTTCATCTCCCATGAGCATGGATTTTCATCCTTCACAGCAGACCTTGCTTCTTG TTGGTACCAATGTGGGGGACATAGGGCTGTGGGAAGTTGGATCTAAGGAGCGACTAGTTTTAAGGAACTTCAAAGTATGGGATCTTAGTTCGTGCTCAATGCCCCTGCAG GCTGCTCTAGTTAAGGACCCTGTTGTGTCTGTTAACCGTGTGATTTGGAGCCCTGATGGTGCTTTGTTTG GTGTTGCTTACTCAAGGCACATTGTTCAAATATATTCATATCATGGGGGTGATGACGTACGACAGCACCTAGAG ATTGATGCACATGTTGGTGGAGTAAATGATATAGCATTCTCCCATCCCAATAAGCAGCTTTGTGTGATTACCTGTGGGGATGACAAGACCATCAAG GTGTGGGATGCTACAACTGGTGCAAAACAATATACTTTTGAAGGTCATGAGGCTCCAGTTTATTCTGTCTGCCCACATTATAAGGAAAACATTCAG TTTATCTTTTCAACAGCACTGGATGGAAAGATAAAGGCTTGGTTGTATGACAATTTGGGATCTCGAGTTGATTATGATGCTCCTGGTCGCTGGTGCACAACCATGGCTTATAGTGCTGATGGTACAAG GCTATTTTCATGTGGGACAAGTAAAGATGGTGAGTCATATATTGTTGAATGGAATGAAAGTGAAGGGGCTGTGAAAAGGACCTATCAAGGCTTTCGCAAGCGTTCTTTTGGCGTTGTGCAATTTGATACTACTAAAAACCGGTTTTTGGCTGCTGGTGATGATTTTTCTATTAAATTTTGGGACATGGACAATATTCAACTTCTGACAACTGTTGATGCTGATGGAGGCCTCCCA GCAAGCCCTCGTATCCGCTTTAACAAGGATGGCACTCTCTTGGCTGTTTCTGCCAATGAGAATGGGATTAAAGTTTTGGCAAATGCAGATGGAATGCGGTTGTTGCGAACATTTGAGAATCATCTCTCTTATGATGCGTCAAGGCCCTCTGAAGTTGTGACAAag CCTGCAATAACCCCAATTCAagttgcagcagcagcagcagcagctgctgCTAGTGGTGCTGGACTGGCTGAAAGAAGTGCATCTGCAGCTGCTGTTTCTGGAATG AATGGGGATGCTCGGAACTTAGGGGATGTGAAACCTAGAATAGCGGAAGAATCCAATGACAAATCAAAGATTTGGAAACTCACTGAAATCAGCGAACCATCACAATGCCGTTCCTTGAGGCTACCTGAAAACATGAGAGTAACCAAG ATTTCGAGGTTAATCTATACTAATTCGGGAAGTGCAATTTTGGCTTTAGCATCAAATGCCATCCATTTGTTATGGAAATGGCAGAGGAGTGAGCGTAACTCTAGCAAG GCAACTGCTAGTGTTTCACCTCAACTGTGGCAACCCTCAAGTGGCATTTTAATGACCAATGATATTACTGACACAAGTCCTGAAGAAGCTGTTCCTTGCTTTGCTTTGTCCAAGAATGATTCTTATGTAATGTCAGCATCTGGTGGAAAGATTTCCCTGTTCAATATGATGACATTTAAG ACAATGACAACTTTCATGCCTCCACCACCTGCTGCAACATTTCTTGCTTTCCATCCTCAAGATAACAATATTATAGCTATTGGGATGGATGATTCTACAATTCAGATATATAATGTCCGCGTAGATGAG GTTAAGAGCAAGCTTAAAGGCCACTCTAAAAGAATAACTGGCCTAGCATTTTCTCATGTACTGAATGCGCTAGTTTCGTCAGGAGCAGATGCTCAG CTCTGCGTATGGAACTCTGATGGATGGGAAAAGCTGAAGTCCAGATTCTTGCAGCTTCCAGCTGGGAGAACAACAGCTTCACTGTCAGACACACGTGTACAGTTTCATCACAACCAGCAACAGTTCTTGGTTGTGCACGAGACTCAACTTGCCATATATGAAACAACAAAACTAGAATGTGTAAAGCAG TGGGTTCCACGTGATTCTGCTGCACCAATCTCTCATGCAACATTCTCATGCGATAGCCAGCTTGTATATGCCAGCTTTTTAGATGCAACCGTGTGTGTGTTCAGCGCTGCAAATCTCAGACTGCGGTGTCGTATTAATCCTTCTGCTTATCTTCCTGCTAATGTTAG TTCTAACGTACAGCCCCTTGTTATTGCGGCACATCCACAAGAAGCAAATCAGTTTGCATTAGGACTATCGGATGGTGCTGTTAACGTCTTTGAGCCCCTTGAATCTGAAGGCAAATGGGGTGTGGCTCCACCTGTTGAAAATGGTTCAGCAAGCAGTGCGCCGGCTACTCAAGTTGGAACTTCAGGTTCAGATCAAGCTCAGAGATGA